In one window of Saprospiraceae bacterium DNA:
- a CDS encoding DMT family transporter translates to MNHRLYSHLALFAVALIYGANYSIAKMILDPGYLGPNAFVFFRIFSTALLFLCITRTLFIYEKKDLVPLIICGISGVLGNQLLFFNGLKNTSPVHAALLMVCTPLLVLIIKVWLGEKLNSRQWFACLIGLAGVVSLILSSVGNKNTNSSLLGDLMVFFNALLYGYYLVKVPPLIAKYGPFHILTSLFTFSVLPVGIFAYNELLTVQFQEFGSEEWLAFAFVLLATTFGAYLLNAYALKHTDPSLVSIYIYLQPLIGTAFALWTGKDQWKWNYLLSGILIFTGLFLSGKKNLEFFKKRQETS, encoded by the coding sequence TTGAATCACCGTTTATATAGCCACCTTGCACTCTTTGCTGTCGCATTAATTTATGGGGCAAATTACAGCATTGCGAAAATGATCCTCGATCCGGGATATTTAGGCCCAAATGCTTTTGTTTTCTTTAGAATTTTTTCGACAGCCCTCCTTTTTTTATGCATTACAAGAACGCTTTTTATTTATGAAAAGAAAGACCTGGTTCCATTAATAATTTGTGGCATATCAGGGGTGTTGGGCAACCAGTTGTTATTTTTCAATGGTCTGAAAAACACCTCCCCTGTTCATGCTGCTTTATTGATGGTGTGCACACCACTCCTGGTCCTGATCATCAAAGTCTGGTTAGGAGAAAAACTCAATTCAAGACAATGGTTTGCTTGTTTGATCGGTTTGGCAGGAGTTGTTTCTCTCATTCTCAGTTCTGTAGGCAATAAAAATACAAATTCAAGCCTTTTGGGCGACCTCATGGTATTTTTTAATGCTTTGTTATATGGATATTACCTGGTCAAGGTTCCTCCATTAATTGCCAAATATGGTCCATTTCACATTCTTACATCCTTATTTACTTTTTCTGTTCTACCGGTAGGAATTTTTGCATACAACGAATTATTGACTGTGCAATTTCAGGAATTTGGGAGCGAGGAATGGCTTGCATTTGCATTTGTACTCCTGGCAACTACATTCGGAGCCTATTTACTCAATGCTTATGCGCTTAAACACACTGATCCTTCGTTGGTGAGTATATACATTTATCTGCAGCCTCTTATTGGTACAGCCTTCGCATTATGGACGGGGAAAGACCAATGGAAATGGAATTACCTCCTGTCAGGGATCCTCATTTTTACCGGATTATTCCTTTCCGGGAAAAAAAATTTAGAATTTTTTAAAAAAAGGCAAGAAACGAGTTAA